A stretch of the Bombyx mori chromosome 12, ASM3026992v2 genome encodes the following:
- the LOC134199900 gene encoding uncharacterized protein LOC134199900, which produces MHRDLGKIVATSNGKEVMRLQMNKPCDHLFIRPILKTKLNATSQCVILKGQYTFKLDYEDLFESYYAGSFVYGNWTFKATVYGNHCNFGPFTLKLEKAIECKGPKRKNCTDVLIKIDNPIIEYNILVKEDVSPSKGKITAIANNTEMFIIHSQSPCTNLFIKYFYHKYLNMTNSCIVKKGRYVFELNINEVFASFYKGVHVFGVWTFKALFYNENCNFDCSLMTMNFLPKRKT; this is translated from the exons ATGCATAGAGATCTT GGGAAAATAGTGGCCACCTCAAACGGCAAGGAAGTGATGAGGCTGCAAATGAACAAGCCATGTGATCATTTATTCATTAGGCCTATCCTGAAAACAAAACTGAATGCAACCTCACAATGCGTTATTTTGaaa GGTCAATACACGTTCAAATTAGATTACGAAGACTTATTCGAGAGCTATTATGCCGGGTCCTTTGTTTATGGAAATTGGACGTTTAAGGCGACTGTCTACGGGAATCACTGTAACTTC GGCCCATTTACCCTCAAATTAGAGAAAGCAATCGAATGCAAAGGACCTAAACGTAAAAACTGCACCGACGTTCTTATTAAAATCGATAATCCGATTATAGAATATAACATTTTGGTCAAGGAAGATGTATCGCCGTCAAAG GGAAAAATAACTGCAATTGCAAATAACACAGAAATGTTCATTATACATTCTCAGAGTCCTTGCACAAATTTGTTCATTAAATATTTCTatcacaaatatttaaatatgaccAACAGCTGCATTGTCAAAAAG GGACGCTATGTATTCGAACTGAACATAAACGAAGTCTTCGCTTCATTTTACAAAGGCGTTCATGTTTTCGGCGTATGGACGTTTAAAGCGCTGTTCTATAACGAAAACTGTAACTTCGACTGTTCTTTAATGACAATGAATTTCTTGCCCAAGAGAAAgacataa